A portion of the Leptospira kanakyensis genome contains these proteins:
- the ispF gene encoding 2-C-methyl-D-erythritol 2,4-cyclodiphosphate synthase — MFRVGNGIDFHKLIHEPFRPLVLAGVEIKSEFAFLGHSDADIVLHAVADAILGALALGDIGVHFPDTDPQYKNMKSTRIIDKCLELIAEKKFKLVNVDCTYVGDHPKINPIRAELNESLAKITKLPLDCVSIKATTSEGMGALGRSEGAMVMATVLLESTKAKS; from the coding sequence ATGTTTAGAGTTGGAAACGGAATTGATTTTCATAAATTAATCCATGAACCTTTTCGCCCGCTTGTCCTTGCTGGTGTGGAAATCAAATCGGAATTTGCCTTTCTTGGTCATAGTGATGCTGATATTGTCTTACATGCGGTGGCGGATGCCATTCTTGGAGCATTGGCTCTCGGTGATATTGGGGTTCATTTTCCAGATACGGATCCACAATACAAAAATATGAAGTCAACGCGGATCATAGATAAATGTTTAGAACTCATCGCAGAAAAAAAGTTTAAACTTGTGAACGTTGATTGTACTTATGTCGGAGATCATCCTAAGATCAATCCGATTCGTGCGGAACTAAACGAATCTTTGGCAAAAATCACCAAATTACCGTTAGACTGTGTTTCAATTAAGGCAACTACCTCGGAAGGGATGGGTGCTCTCGGTCGCAGTGAAGGTGCCATGGTGATGGCGACCGTTTTACTCGAAAGTACAAAGGCCAAATCTTAG
- a CDS encoding ABC transporter permease subunit has product MWKYFLKRFLLIFPTLLGITFLVFLISHFAPGGPLNSEIAKLKGSGNLAGASTKQISKEEIELIKQRLHLDKPAPVAYLLWLKQIVQFDLGESRLHSRKVSDLIVEKLPVSLFFGLSGFFLTYLICIPLGIQKALKEGSRFDFISSFIIFFTYSLPVFAFAMLLLYVFASGEVFSFFPLGHEVSDFYEDLSFWGKVNDRLTHMFLPVICYVVGSFAVLTLLMKNSLLDQIAKEYVRTAISKGLSFSDSIFRHAFRNSLIPIATGFGSNLTLIFSGSLFIELVFNIDGMGLLSFEAVRERDTDLMMGLLLAQSFLGLIGKIVSDFCYILIDPRIDFE; this is encoded by the coding sequence ATGTGGAAATATTTTTTAAAACGGTTTTTACTTATCTTTCCTACCCTACTTGGAATCACTTTCCTTGTTTTTTTAATTTCCCATTTTGCTCCCGGGGGCCCACTCAATAGCGAAATTGCAAAATTAAAAGGTTCTGGGAATTTGGCAGGTGCCTCCACCAAACAAATTTCAAAAGAAGAAATTGAACTCATCAAACAAAGACTTCATTTAGACAAACCAGCACCCGTGGCCTACTTACTTTGGTTGAAACAAATTGTTCAATTTGATTTAGGTGAGTCTCGTTTGCATTCCAGAAAAGTTTCAGATCTCATTGTAGAAAAACTTCCCGTATCACTTTTTTTTGGACTTTCAGGATTCTTTTTAACTTATTTGATTTGTATTCCTTTAGGGATCCAAAAGGCATTAAAAGAAGGCAGTCGGTTTGATTTCATTTCTAGTTTTATCATCTTTTTTACTTATTCCCTTCCTGTTTTCGCCTTTGCCATGTTACTTTTATATGTTTTTGCATCGGGGGAGGTGTTTTCTTTTTTCCCTTTGGGACATGAAGTATCTGACTTCTATGAAGATTTGAGTTTTTGGGGAAAGGTAAATGATCGTTTAACTCATATGTTTTTACCTGTGATTTGTTATGTGGTAGGAAGTTTTGCTGTCCTCACCTTGTTAATGAAAAACAGTCTACTTGATCAAATTGCAAAAGAATATGTTCGGACTGCGATTTCAAAGGGACTTAGTTTTTCCGATTCCATTTTTCGCCATGCATTTCGTAATTCTCTGATTCCTATCGCCACAGGATTTGGAAGTAACTTAACTTTGATATTCTCTGGATCTTTGTTTATCGAACTTGTATTTAATATTGATGGAATGGGCCTTCTTAGTTTTGAAGCTGTCAGAGAAAGAGACACGGATTTAATGATGGGTTTACTTCTCGCTCAGAGTTTTTTAGGGCTCATTGGAAAAATTGTCTCTGATTTTTGTTATATACTCATTGACCCGAGGATTGATTTCGAATGA
- a CDS encoding ABC transporter ATP-binding protein gives MLNVKDLVVSYKQSQSLSFSTKRLVAVEGVSFTIPQGNILGLVGESGCGKSTIGRAILSLLPFDSGSIQFESKEIKDIQNEEQKTLKRKIQVVFQDPYSSLNPRFTIEEIVTEGLQIHFPNLSIAEKKEKAIKALAEVNLPSDILHRYPHEFSGGQRQRIAIARALILEPSLVVCDEAVSALDISTQAQVINNILLLREKYGLSYLFISHDLNIVKHVSDRIAVMYLGQIVEECSRDEISKTPLHPYTKALFSASFDLKDRTKVSEPLTGEIPSLMNKPTGCRFHTRCPIVKDICKTQEPVESYPTPTRRVKCHFPLK, from the coding sequence GTGCTTAATGTAAAAGACTTAGTTGTTTCTTATAAACAATCCCAATCTCTTTCCTTTTCTACTAAAAGACTTGTGGCAGTTGAAGGAGTCAGTTTTACGATTCCTCAAGGAAATATTCTAGGTCTTGTCGGTGAGTCCGGTTGTGGGAAGTCCACCATTGGTCGTGCAATTCTTTCTTTATTACCTTTTGATTCAGGTTCCATCCAATTTGAATCTAAGGAAATTAAGGATATTCAAAATGAAGAACAGAAAACTCTCAAAAGAAAGATCCAAGTTGTATTCCAAGATCCATATTCTTCGTTAAACCCACGTTTTACGATCGAAGAAATCGTCACTGAGGGTTTACAAATTCATTTCCCCAATTTGAGTATCGCAGAAAAAAAAGAAAAAGCAATTAAGGCTCTTGCGGAAGTTAATTTACCTTCTGATATTTTACATCGTTATCCTCATGAATTCAGTGGTGGGCAAAGACAAAGGATTGCGATTGCAAGAGCATTAATTTTAGAACCAAGTCTTGTTGTTTGTGATGAAGCAGTTTCTGCATTGGATATTTCTACGCAAGCACAGGTAATTAATAATATTTTATTGTTACGTGAGAAATATGGACTATCTTATTTGTTTATATCTCATGACTTGAACATTGTAAAACACGTATCGGATCGTATCGCTGTCATGTATTTAGGACAAATTGTCGAAGAATGTAGTCGTGATGAGATTAGCAAAACACCACTACACCCTTATACAAAAGCATTGTTCTCTGCTAGTTTTGATTTAAAGGATCGAACCAAAGTTTCTGAACCTCTAACGGGGGAAATTCCTAGTTTGATGAACAAACCCACTGGTTGTCGATTCCATACAAGATGTCCCATAGTAAAAGATATTTGTAAAACACAGGAACCTGTGGAATCATATCCTACACCAACACGCAGAGTGAAATGTCATTTCCCATTAAAGTAA
- a CDS encoding SpoIIE family protein phosphatase translates to MYLRENHLSRHNNPFPEILDDTVYIRILKDPNYWISQDLEDKIIQIIAQSLDISGILYHLGTESLITNAYDLLPLDDSRIDLEEMIQRLPILIGRLTRAVYLNVKPVADHKVLFIFKYLPEYQEKWYDAVFFQGMLNGLAVLFELKTFTIRMTKTRLFGIHVSHKELGEDILFGADSNEYELEWLEDKMFLSRSRLTKDDVSNRHRVMVTSRSDSHLEEISIVDVKDVVRRSRELAIENRDLEAAVEVLKSFKQELEKKQLSMAKDLRLAKNIQKGLIPEIIPDWNGIQFWTGFTPMQEVSGDYYDYFPYNMDKLGVAVCDVSGHGVPAAFITALSKLLFSNYKKPKPSEIFKLINRELLDLVKQQGYTTCVYVLIHDDYKVLYSIAGHPRPILFRAKTNKAEICEGDGTFLGMFPDAGETFLDFQIQLEPGDKMFLYTDGLTEAENDKGDAFGETKLIQIIESCFDKSIQETVENILSIHKEFTMGTDPMDDITLLGLQLSPRLPEFKTIKSKGDAAYQNKQFSEAVTFYEKAHQILPRDLDTQLLYGKALAYSRNFDKAIELLESYNKFKTNHFKSHSVLGYCYYQIELFEKAELEWKKAHSISDANLSNLCNLAQVYAKLNEKKKMKDVIQKMKSIEKSYLHILPLEKKWESLPDE, encoded by the coding sequence GTGTACCTACGCGAAAATCATCTTTCGCGCCACAACAATCCATTTCCCGAAATTTTAGATGATACGGTTTACATTCGGATTCTAAAAGATCCTAATTATTGGATCTCACAAGACTTAGAAGATAAAATCATTCAAATCATCGCCCAATCTTTAGATATTTCGGGAATTTTATACCACCTAGGAACAGAAAGTCTCATCACCAATGCTTATGATTTATTACCTCTAGATGATTCAAGAATTGATTTAGAGGAGATGATCCAACGTTTACCTATTTTGATTGGTCGACTAACACGCGCAGTGTATTTGAATGTAAAACCTGTTGCGGATCATAAAGTTTTATTTATATTCAAGTATTTACCGGAATACCAAGAGAAATGGTATGATGCTGTTTTTTTTCAAGGTATGCTAAACGGTCTTGCTGTTCTTTTTGAACTTAAAACGTTTACGATTCGGATGACAAAAACTCGGCTTTTTGGAATCCATGTTTCGCATAAAGAGTTAGGTGAAGACATTCTGTTCGGAGCCGATTCCAATGAATATGAATTGGAGTGGTTGGAAGACAAAATGTTTTTGTCTAGGTCTCGTTTGACTAAAGACGATGTATCAAACCGCCACCGTGTGATGGTAACTTCACGTTCGGATTCTCATTTAGAAGAAATTTCCATTGTGGATGTCAAGGATGTGGTAAGAAGGTCAAGAGAACTTGCAATTGAAAACAGGGATTTGGAAGCGGCTGTTGAAGTATTAAAATCTTTCAAACAAGAGTTAGAGAAAAAACAACTTTCCATGGCAAAAGACTTACGTCTGGCAAAAAACATCCAAAAAGGATTAATTCCAGAAATTATCCCTGATTGGAATGGAATTCAGTTTTGGACTGGATTCACTCCGATGCAAGAAGTCAGCGGTGATTATTATGATTATTTTCCATATAACATGGATAAATTGGGAGTGGCTGTTTGTGATGTGTCTGGTCACGGAGTTCCTGCTGCCTTTATTACTGCACTTTCTAAGTTATTATTTTCGAATTATAAAAAACCTAAACCATCAGAAATTTTCAAACTGATTAACCGAGAGTTGTTGGATTTAGTCAAACAACAAGGATACACAACTTGTGTTTATGTTTTAATTCATGACGATTATAAAGTTTTGTATTCCATTGCCGGCCATCCAAGACCCATTTTATTTCGAGCCAAAACCAACAAGGCTGAAATTTGTGAAGGTGATGGAACCTTTCTTGGAATGTTTCCGGATGCTGGTGAAACCTTTCTGGATTTCCAAATCCAATTGGAACCAGGTGATAAAATGTTTTTATACACAGATGGACTTACAGAAGCAGAGAACGACAAGGGAGACGCATTTGGAGAAACCAAACTCATCCAAATCATAGAATCTTGTTTTGATAAATCCATCCAAGAAACAGTAGAGAATATTCTTAGCATCCACAAAGAATTTACCATGGGAACAGATCCTATGGATGATATTACACTTCTTGGCCTTCAGTTATCTCCTCGGTTACCCGAATTCAAAACGATTAAATCGAAAGGTGATGCAGCCTATCAAAATAAACAATTTTCAGAAGCAGTTACTTTTTATGAAAAAGCGCATCAAATTTTGCCACGTGATTTAGACACACAACTTTTGTACGGAAAAGCTTTGGCTTATAGTCGAAATTTTGATAAGGCCATAGAATTGTTGGAATCTTATAATAAATTCAAAACCAATCATTTTAAATCACATTCTGTTTTGGGATATTGTTATTATCAAATAGAGTTGTTTGAAAAAGCGGAACTAGAATGGAAAAAAGCCCACTCCATAAGCGATGCAAATTTATCTAATTTATGTAACTTAGCCCAAGTATATGCAAAGTTGAATGAAAAGAAAAAAATGAAAGATGTCATTCAAAAAATGAAATCAATTGAAAAGTCGTATCTTCATATCCTTCCACTTGAAAAGAAGTGGGAGTCTTTGCCCGATGAATAG
- a CDS encoding HEAT repeat domain-containing protein, which translates to MKNFLLFLSIFISFGLFAGDLKEDLKNATNDSDKISILSEMGKSGDSKFVKPITEQLEKGESSKIRSQAASSLGELKAGINELQKAFDNDDIYVREAAIEALAKIGNSKSQSYFEKGVKDKSEKIRFYSVQGLSKVGRSGNAPIFRNAIEWKDKPTQLAAIRGLGNINAWDEWKYVKPFCSNQDKDFVMACLYSAGKFKTDESLLAIEGLLASQDTEISKEAFDAISNFKPAQVIPTLIRFKKSNPNHPNLADLSANLKKLKAAKQYAIINVSDRLNLRSKANERSEVITGLQGNSVVEIISREPRKYIITNSKGEEMEDFWYQVKTSDGKKGFLFGEYIQVVDSY; encoded by the coding sequence GTGAAGAATTTCCTTTTATTTTTGTCAATATTTATCAGTTTTGGTTTGTTTGCTGGTGATCTCAAAGAAGATCTCAAAAATGCAACAAATGATAGCGATAAGATTTCCATTCTTTCGGAAATGGGAAAGTCAGGGGATTCGAAATTTGTTAAACCCATTACTGAACAATTGGAAAAAGGCGAATCTAGTAAAATTCGTTCGCAAGCGGCAAGTTCTTTAGGTGAACTAAAGGCTGGAATCAACGAATTACAAAAAGCTTTCGATAACGATGATATTTATGTGAGAGAAGCCGCTATTGAGGCACTTGCAAAAATCGGAAATTCAAAATCACAATCTTACTTTGAAAAAGGGGTAAAAGACAAAAGTGAAAAAATTCGTTTTTATAGTGTCCAAGGATTATCTAAAGTTGGTCGCAGTGGTAATGCGCCCATTTTCCGAAATGCAATTGAATGGAAAGACAAACCTACTCAACTAGCAGCGATTCGGGGATTAGGAAACATTAATGCTTGGGATGAATGGAAGTATGTAAAACCATTTTGTTCTAACCAAGATAAAGATTTTGTCATGGCATGTTTGTACAGTGCTGGTAAGTTTAAAACAGATGAGTCTTTATTAGCAATTGAAGGATTACTTGCAAGCCAAGACACTGAAATTAGCAAAGAAGCATTTGATGCAATTTCTAATTTTAAACCTGCTCAAGTCATTCCAACATTAATCCGATTCAAAAAGTCGAACCCAAATCACCCAAATCTAGCGGATCTTAGTGCAAACTTAAAAAAATTAAAAGCTGCAAAACAATATGCGATTATCAATGTATCGGATCGATTGAATTTACGTTCCAAAGCGAATGAACGATCAGAAGTGATCACTGGTTTACAAGGAAATTCTGTAGTCGAAATTATATCCAGAGAACCCAGGAAGTACATCATCACCAATAGCAAAGGTGAAGAAATGGAAGATTTTTGGTACCAAGTCAAAACAAGCGATGGTAAAAAAGGATTTTTATTCGGCGAATATATCCAAGTGGTAGATAGTTATTAA
- a CDS encoding ABC transporter ATP-binding protein — MTSITKAIEVKDLSIQIKTDEGILPIVDNVSFHLVKGETLALVGESGCGKSITSLALTQILPSNTTLYPTGSILFEGEDLLKTSSDHLRSVRGREIAYVFQEPFSALNPLHKIGAQLIEGFLLHGLGSKDEAEKKAVYLLERVGITDAKLRLNQYPNQFSGGMLQRVCIAMALMCDPKILIADEPTSAIDVTIQLQLIELLKELRKENGMSVLFISHDIGLVSHIADRIAVMYAGKMIEQGTVEEVIDTPKHPYTKALIAAYPNHENIGKKLVTIEGIVPSPKSYPTGCRFHTRCNQKLEVCHTSIPKAISMSLNQSVECFLYGGKESA; from the coding sequence ATGACAAGTATCACAAAAGCCATCGAAGTCAAAGATCTATCCATCCAAATCAAAACAGACGAGGGAATTTTACCCATTGTCGACAACGTAAGTTTTCATTTGGTGAAAGGGGAAACTTTAGCTCTAGTTGGGGAATCGGGTTGTGGAAAATCGATCACAAGTTTGGCCCTGACACAAATCCTTCCTTCGAACACTACTTTGTATCCGACTGGTTCCATTTTATTTGAAGGTGAAGATTTATTAAAAACTTCCTCAGACCACCTAAGATCAGTTCGAGGAAGGGAAATTGCTTATGTGTTCCAAGAGCCATTTTCAGCACTAAACCCCCTTCATAAAATCGGCGCCCAACTCATCGAAGGTTTTCTGTTACATGGTCTTGGTTCCAAAGACGAGGCCGAAAAAAAAGCAGTGTATCTATTGGAACGAGTGGGAATCACAGATGCAAAACTCAGATTAAACCAATACCCTAATCAATTTTCCGGTGGTATGTTACAAAGAGTTTGTATTGCCATGGCCCTCATGTGTGATCCAAAAATTTTAATTGCAGATGAACCAACAAGCGCCATAGACGTAACCATCCAATTACAATTGATTGAACTTCTTAAAGAGTTACGAAAGGAAAATGGAATGTCTGTTCTTTTTATCTCTCATGATATTGGACTTGTGAGTCATATTGCAGACCGAATTGCGGTAATGTATGCAGGAAAAATGATCGAACAAGGAACTGTCGAAGAGGTGATCGATACTCCTAAACATCCTTATACAAAGGCTCTCATTGCTGCATACCCCAATCATGAAAATATAGGTAAAAAATTGGTGACTATAGAAGGAATTGTTCCTTCACCAAAATCATATCCCACTGGTTGTCGTTTCCACACTCGTTGCAATCAAAAATTAGAAGTTTGTCATACTTCTATTCCCAAGGCGATTTCCATGTCTCTAAATCAATCAGTAGAATGTTTTTTATATGGAGGGAAAGAAAGTGCTTAA
- a CDS encoding AsmA family protein has translation MKLSIRDRIKGVIGKILLTGIFVLSMTMFFILYPLLADPDYYKKLILDTTNQLTGLQVNYQISEPVFFPFPGIELTEVSVSKNDDELIRVHKLRIEVYYGVFVGQPLEIRKIYLNTGTVEILREKDESFPLFEKILAGTESNSKENLKKTEEPADTNTKIYFSKTFANFVNQIEIKNVTILFEDKLYSRKIKLYLWETKFQLDQDLRDLDIYIYGKLNEETISLSTNIFFVTDEMSYESSRLEGEFTFQNIKGIDLHDILIIFTYGDLRFAKASGAIPFYKRDDAKIYAIADRVHIRDLALKDGKPFADGYASTVMNYDIRESKLSFADIIVDWKGKSKLYGSGFVNFLKPPLSPTISFEGTSDYLDVPSIIKVTKIWVDPDLEKSILTRNIPSTGYVNRMNVYLNFNFRNLNIGNFNADSLKLNIHYAKRKLNITKFELKAYEGTAIGTGHYLWGNQPNLEIKGNIKNLGVAPILADLFNISPITGNLDSEFLLSSPADTEDGLINNLQITGNINAKNGELLSYTNILKPISSIGSVINLKKIDFSRATPYNELKFDFQYMKENIEVRNFALKADGIVGSGGGKIGFNKNIDMKFTIAMPGVAGKALKLPIIYRGTYGVSAPFIDPIWLGSVYVGTIFLASPAGAAVGGIAGSAMSDYVNKAVDNVTGGVQKGWKGIKSLFGGTEEEEPEK, from the coding sequence ATGAAACTGAGCATTCGAGACAGAATCAAAGGAGTTATCGGTAAAATCCTACTAACAGGAATTTTTGTTTTATCGATGACGATGTTTTTTATTTTATACCCGCTTTTGGCAGACCCAGACTACTATAAAAAACTAATCCTGGACACTACGAACCAACTAACAGGCCTTCAGGTGAATTATCAAATTTCTGAACCTGTTTTTTTTCCATTCCCTGGAATTGAACTTACTGAGGTATCTGTATCTAAAAATGATGATGAGTTGATTCGTGTACATAAACTGAGGATCGAAGTTTATTATGGAGTGTTTGTAGGGCAACCTCTTGAAATTCGAAAAATTTATCTCAATACGGGCACGGTGGAGATCCTAAGAGAAAAGGATGAATCCTTTCCTTTATTCGAAAAGATTCTAGCCGGTACTGAATCTAATTCCAAAGAAAATCTGAAAAAAACGGAAGAACCGGCTGATACCAATACAAAAATCTATTTTTCTAAAACCTTTGCCAATTTCGTAAACCAAATCGAAATCAAAAATGTTACTATCCTATTCGAAGATAAATTGTATTCGCGAAAAATTAAATTATATCTTTGGGAAACTAAATTTCAATTGGATCAAGATTTACGAGACTTAGATATTTATATCTATGGAAAGTTAAACGAAGAAACCATTTCTCTTAGCACAAACATTTTTTTTGTTACTGATGAAATGTCTTATGAATCTTCGAGGTTGGAAGGAGAGTTTACATTCCAAAATATTAAAGGAATCGATCTTCACGATATACTCATTATTTTTACTTATGGAGATTTACGGTTCGCAAAAGCAAGTGGTGCCATTCCTTTTTACAAACGGGATGACGCAAAAATTTATGCCATTGCTGATCGAGTGCACATTCGTGATTTAGCATTGAAAGACGGTAAACCATTTGCCGACGGTTATGCATCTACAGTCATGAACTATGACATTCGGGAATCGAAATTATCGTTTGCGGATATCATTGTTGATTGGAAGGGAAAATCTAAACTTTATGGATCCGGATTTGTTAACTTTTTAAAACCACCTTTGTCCCCAACAATTTCTTTTGAAGGAACCTCTGATTATTTGGATGTTCCCAGTATCATCAAAGTAACTAAAATTTGGGTAGATCCCGATTTAGAAAAATCAATCCTCACCAGAAACATACCAAGCACAGGTTATGTGAATCGAATGAATGTATATTTAAATTTTAATTTTAGAAATTTGAATATTGGAAACTTTAATGCAGATTCATTAAAGTTAAATATTCATTATGCAAAACGGAAATTAAACATCACAAAATTTGAATTAAAGGCTTACGAAGGAACTGCCATAGGGACAGGTCATTATCTTTGGGGCAACCAACCTAATCTTGAAATCAAAGGGAATATTAAAAATTTGGGAGTGGCTCCCATCTTAGCCGATTTATTTAATATCTCACCTATCACAGGAAATTTAGATTCTGAATTTCTTTTATCATCACCCGCTGATACAGAAGATGGACTCATTAACAATTTACAAATCACTGGAAATATCAATGCAAAGAATGGTGAACTGTTAAGTTATACCAATATTTTAAAACCAATTAGTTCGATTGGTAGTGTCATCAACTTAAAAAAAATAGATTTCAGTCGAGCAACACCATATAACGAACTCAAGTTTGATTTTCAATATATGAAAGAAAATATTGAAGTAAGAAATTTTGCATTAAAGGCAGATGGAATTGTTGGTTCTGGCGGTGGTAAAATTGGATTTAATAAAAATATCGATATGAAGTTTACCATCGCTATGCCAGGAGTTGCTGGTAAGGCTTTAAAACTTCCGATTATTTACCGTGGAACGTATGGTGTTTCTGCTCCCTTCATTGATCCCATTTGGCTTGGTTCGGTATACGTGGGGACAATTTTTTTGGCAAGTCCTGCCGGTGCCGCTGTGGGTGGGATTGCTGGCTCCGCGATGTCTGATTATGTAAATAAAGCTGTGGATAATGTAACAGGTGGTGTTCAAAAAGGATGGAAGGGAATTAAGTCGTTGTTTGGTGGGACGGAAGAGGAAGAACCGGAAAAATAA
- a CDS encoding ABC transporter permease subunit, producing the protein MNFISNPANIRKWEKFKKNKRAYYSMLILFYTYLLSLFSPLLINNKPLFVLYEGSLSFPIFSFYPETKFGGNNLTEPNYKKLNLESRFSESSNLMLFPPIPFGVNEDNLESLEEGTNPPSKPTFSHWMGTDDRGRDVFTRIIYGYRLAMTFSLILIIVEIFLASFIGGIQGYFVGRLDLFLQRIIEILSAIPFLYLILIMGSFFGRGFFVLIVTYGSLSWIGLSYYMRGEFLKLRKQQFVDAAKTLGASSFSIIMRHLLPNSITPLVTFLPFILISAISVLSALDFLGYGIPAPNPSWGELIGQGRERLTAWWLITFPSVALFLTILFSAFVGEGLRDAFDPKDKVVYE; encoded by the coding sequence ATGAATTTTATTTCAAACCCGGCAAACATACGTAAGTGGGAGAAGTTTAAAAAAAACAAACGAGCTTACTATTCGATGTTAATTCTTTTTTATACTTATCTTTTATCTTTGTTTTCTCCGCTTCTCATCAATAACAAACCACTTTTTGTTTTGTATGAAGGAAGTTTGTCTTTTCCAATTTTTAGTTTTTATCCAGAAACAAAATTTGGGGGAAATAATCTTACAGAACCAAATTATAAAAAACTAAATTTGGAATCTAGGTTTTCTGAATCTTCTAATCTTATGCTTTTTCCTCCGATTCCTTTTGGCGTGAATGAAGACAATTTAGAAAGTTTGGAAGAAGGAACCAATCCACCTTCCAAACCTACTTTCAGTCATTGGATGGGAACTGATGATCGGGGTAGGGATGTGTTCACTCGTATTATTTATGGTTATCGTTTGGCAATGACCTTTAGTTTGATTCTCATCATTGTCGAGATTTTCCTTGCTTCATTTATCGGTGGAATCCAAGGATATTTTGTAGGACGACTCGATTTGTTTTTACAACGAATCATTGAAATCCTTTCTGCCATTCCCTTCCTCTATCTAATTTTGATTATGGGTTCTTTTTTTGGACGAGGATTTTTTGTTTTAATTGTTACTTATGGATCACTCAGTTGGATCGGACTTAGTTATTATATGCGTGGTGAATTTTTGAAACTCCGCAAACAACAGTTTGTTGATGCTGCAAAAACATTAGGTGCATCTTCCTTTTCTATTATCATGCGTCATTTGTTGCCCAATTCGATTACCCCTCTGGTTACGTTTTTACCTTTTATTTTGATCTCCGCCATCTCTGTTTTGTCGGCACTTGACTTTTTGGGTTATGGAATTCCTGCTCCCAATCCTTCCTGGGGTGAACTCATTGGACAAGGAAGAGAGAGGTTAACTGCTTGGTGGTTGATTACTTTTCCATCCGTAGCACTATTTCTCACCATTTTGTTTTCTGCTTTTGTAGGAGAAGGATTACGCGATGCATTTGATCCAAAGGATAAGGTGGTTTACGAATGA
- a CDS encoding carotenoid 1,2-hydratase, translating to MNRIKVLFLSLCFFHFSFPKDHSFHSDYGLEWCYFVGFVESHSGNSYGYELSFFRLKFSDGGDWNPEVFPVHFAISDFSSKKHHTSQTIKRTIGDLAGYTDKTIYSGDYHLKIISKDRFHVFAESKSKDLRLELDLQGNGKILVHGKDGVSIKSNRNPNIFSYYYSYPRLKTSGTLSVNGKKETIVSGSSWMDHEWSEKNAKSIPSLATGNTSWDWICLSDDFGGDYVFFRFRESNTIPPEIFGTYRNPEGKITSWTEPGQIQMGAIGTKWKSPNTKIEYPLHWKIKYPGGEWTVSPIFNEQEFDGTKSTRTIYWEGGVTAIDSKQKKSAKGYLELKGYKKPKEWWEF from the coding sequence ATGAATAGAATTAAAGTTTTATTTTTATCACTTTGTTTTTTTCATTTTAGTTTTCCTAAAGATCATAGTTTTCATTCTGATTATGGATTGGAATGGTGTTACTTTGTTGGATTTGTAGAATCTCATTCAGGAAATTCGTATGGTTATGAACTTTCTTTTTTTCGATTGAAATTTTCGGATGGCGGAGATTGGAATCCCGAAGTATTCCCGGTTCATTTTGCGATTTCGGATTTTTCTTCGAAAAAACATCATACATCACAGACAATCAAACGAACCATAGGTGATCTTGCAGGATATACCGACAAAACTATTTATAGCGGTGATTATCATTTAAAAATTATTTCAAAAGATAGATTTCATGTCTTTGCCGAATCAAAATCAAAAGATTTACGTTTAGAATTAGATTTACAAGGAAATGGAAAAATTTTGGTTCATGGAAAGGATGGAGTTTCTATCAAATCCAACCGAAATCCAAATATATTTTCGTATTACTACAGTTATCCGAGACTAAAAACTTCAGGAACACTCTCGGTAAATGGAAAAAAGGAAACCATTGTTTCGGGAAGTTCTTGGATGGATCATGAATGGAGCGAAAAAAATGCAAAATCCATTCCTAGTCTTGCCACGGGAAATACCAGTTGGGATTGGATTTGTTTATCCGATGATTTCGGCGGAGATTATGTTTTTTTTAGATTTCGCGAATCGAACACAATTCCCCCAGAAATTTTTGGAACCTATCGCAATCCAGAAGGAAAAATCACTTCCTGGACGGAACCAGGCCAGATCCAAATGGGGGCCATAGGAACCAAATGGAAAAGTCCCAATACAAAAATTGAATACCCTTTACATTGGAAAATTAAGTATCCCGGCGGAGAGTGGACGGTGTCTCCCATTTTCAATGAACAAGAGTTTGATGGAACCAAATCAACAAGAACCATTTATTGGGAAGGTGGGGTGACCGCCATAGATTCAAAACAAAAAAAGTCTGCCAAAGGATATTTAGAATTGAAAGGTTATAAAAAACCGAAAGAGTGGTGGGAGTTCTAA